CGCAGCTTTTGCATGGCCATTAACATCCTAGGTAGTCGCCGCAAACGATTCCCCTTCAGATTCAGATGCACTAAGTTTCCCAGCAGCGCCATGGTCAATGGCACATCGCTGAGTTCGCAGCCCTCGGCAGTTAGCCAACGGAGTGAAGATAGAGCCCCAATGCCATCGGGCAACTTCTTTAAGGGATTTCCCCGTACGCCCAGCGTCTCGAGGTGTTCACAGTTGCGAATTTCATTGGGCAGCTCCAAAAGTCCGGTATTATTGCACCAGAAGGTCTCCAGGAGGGTGAGGTATCCAATTTCGGGGGGCAAACAACTAATGCTATTGCAGCTGATGTTGAGGAACTTCAGCCGCACCAAGCGACAGATGCAGAGCGGGAATTCGTCCAGTTTATTGTAGTCCAACGTGAGGACTTGCAATCGCATCAAACTGCCAATGGAGGATGGAATCTGTCAATGGGGATGGCGAGTCTATTATTTCATTGGTTATCTTGTGCACTTGCTTCCACCTTTGTTAGCTTGTTTTGGTTGAGGAAGAGCTTCATCAGCGTCTCGCACTTCTCGATAATGTCCGGAACCTGCGAGATTTGGTAGTGGGACAGATTCAGGGAGTACGCCTTCTTGTAGATGGCATCCTCGCAGTTGGCCAGCACATAGTTGTTGCGGAAGAACTGACAAACCTTCTCCATGTCGCCTCTAATAAGTGTCTACTTCTGCAGTACTTGAATTTAGTAGTCTTGTATTCCAAACTATATCACACTCTTCTGAAAACCTACTatgtttttggctttgttttcagGACTTGAGTTTTGTAGTTTCGAACTGTCGCCTCTTTTGcgcattttttcatttgttttgagtGCATATTATATAACGATTCTGGGAGTCTATATATGCACAAAAATCTCTGAATGCCTGCTCCCATTTGTTGCACTCTCTGCTCGCTGTCTCTTCCCAAGCTAGtgaactaaatttaaaaatttcattagcTGGGTAAAACCATGAGCGAAATGCTAGACATTGGCAATAGGGTAGTTCTATTTTAGAATTGGTACATTGCAGCCTGTAATGTTTGTCGTGCAAGGAGAGCTCAACATTGGGAGCCCATTCTATGCGTTCTCACATCTGACATCACCCACTCTCAACTGCTAATTGGCAAAAGCCCGTCTCTCCGTCTATTTGtataaattgatttcaaattaCTAAGCCGCGCTCAGTTGTTATTGAGCTCAGTGGCTGGAAAGTACATCATGAGATCGTATATTGTACTTGTTTTCATAGTGGGCACTTTGTTGTTCGCCGGTAAGTCGAGTGTGGGAAATATCCGATCCGAGAAATCCATTCAACTCTCTGTTTTCTACAGCGACAAATGCGCAGCAGAACTATGATGGAAGAAATGGGCCCCACGAATTCGGAACACCTGGCAGTGGCATTTACATACGGGGTCATAACGAAGGACCCTACACAGTGCCAGGTGTGGAAGGCGTCTTCCAAAACTCAAATGGCCAACATGTCTACACCGATGAGCAGGGAAATACCTACGCACATGCCTCCTCGGGAAAAAAATTCTCCACGGGAACTACCCAGAGTTTGGCCTCTTCACCCTTAAGCTTCAGCATGGGTGGCGTCCTCATTTTGCTTATTAGTTTAATAACCATTTAAAGGCCAGCTCCAAGTGCAAaagtttcaattaattaatttgacacATCGTTTTCTAGTTCATTCCCACGGAAATCTACTTTTTCAATTGCATACATGAAAGTAACTAATTTCCTGCTAAGTTTTctgtacatttatttatatgctttttcTTTTGATCTAACACAAATTATTAGGCTATTAAACAAGAATGAAAATAATACAGAGTATAATTAGTTTTTTTGAAAAGTGCGCCATTTTTATTATCGATGGGTAAGGCACGTAAGAGAGTGATTATTACGTGGTGAGAAAGATCTGAAACGTATTCGCATTGGGCTgcaacttaaattaaaaatctgggcaaatattattttttataattataatatatttatatattagtATAACTATTTTTATTCATGTTTCCAAAGAAactttgaaattttaaacgaAACGTTACGAAAAACGTAGCTTTCAGCCAGCTATCGATAGTAGCGGCAAAAAGCAGCGCTGACTTTGCCATTCGCACAAAAAGAGCCACAGGTACAACGACGAACGCGGCtgcattacattattattattatattattttcccgCTCCGTGGGCATTACAATTTAAACCGAAAGTTTAGCCCGATCAGCCGTTTTGAATTGAGTCTCTCAAATATCAACGGAGTCCACACTAAACCATCTACAAGATGGATCAAATGCTCAGCCCCAACTTCTCGATTCCGAGCATCGGAACGCCGCTCCACCAGATGGAAGCGGACCAGCAGATAGTGGCCAATCCTGTGTACCATCCTCCGGCTGTTCCGCAGCCGGATTCGTTGATGCCGGCCCCCGGCTCCAGCTCcgtgcagcaccagcaacaacaacagcagtcgGACGCCAGTGCGGGATCCGGTCTCTTTGGCCACGAACCATCTCTCCCACTGGCCCACAAACAGATGCAGAGCTACCAGCCATCGGCCTcctatcagcagcagcagctacagaGTCAGGCGCCCGGCGGCGGTGGTAGCACACCGCAGTCTATGATGCAGCCGCAGACGCCGCAGAGCATGATGGCCCACATGATGCCCATGAGTGAGCGGAGTGTGGGCGGTTCGGGAGCCGGAGGTGCCGGCGATGCCCTGAGCAACATCCACCAGACGATGGGCCCTTCGACGCCGATGACACCAGCCACACCAGGTTCTGCTGATCCCGGTATTGTGCCACAACTTCAGAACATCGTTTCCACGGTTAATCTGTGCTGCAAACTGGACCTCAAGAAAATCGCATTGCATGCGAGAAACGCCGAGTACAATCCTAAACGATTTGCGGCTGTGATTATGCGAATCCGAGAGCCCCGGACCACCGCCCTGATCTTCAGCTCCGGCAAGATGGTGTGCACCGGAGCAAAGAGTGAGGACGAC
This sequence is a window from Drosophila teissieri strain GT53w chromosome 2R, Prin_Dtei_1.1, whole genome shotgun sequence. Protein-coding genes within it:
- the LOC122612436 gene encoding TATA-box-binding protein, with protein sequence MDQMLSPNFSIPSIGTPLHQMEADQQIVANPVYHPPAVPQPDSLMPAPGSSSVQHQQQQQQSDASAGSGLFGHEPSLPLAHKQMQSYQPSASYQQQQLQSQAPGGGGSTPQSMMQPQTPQSMMAHMMPMSERSVGGSGAGGAGDALSNIHQTMGPSTPMTPATPGSADPGIVPQLQNIVSTVNLCCKLDLKKIALHARNAEYNPKRFAAVIMRIREPRTTALIFSSGKMVCTGAKSEDDSRLAARKYARIIQKLGFPAKFLDFKIQNMVGSCDVKFPIRLEGLVLTHCNFSSYEPELFPGLIYRMVRPRIVLLIFVSGKVVLTGAKVRQEIYDAFDKIFPILKKFKKQS
- the LOC122612873 gene encoding leucine-rich repeat protein soc-2 homolog isoform X1, with the translated sequence MEKVCQFFRNNYVLANCEDAIYKKAYSLNLSHYQISQVPDIIEKCETLMKLFLNQNKLTKIPSSIGSLMRLQVLTLDYNKLDEFPLCICRLVRLKFLNISCNSISCLPPEIGYLTLLETFWCNNTGLLELPNEIRNCEHLETLGVRGNPLKKLPDGIGALSSLRWLTAEGCELSDVPLTMALLGNLVHLNLKGNRLRRLPRMLMAMQKLRFVFLNENRIDELPTRSQLEELRTLHMLNLSKNPISLHRDLQLMAMRQTNLYVELSSDPADICDGLTSRASLNTQEQQEDQARGAGQDMDSSDWANSVRTSELDTTDESTLENNIEDLSVMLPEMSRFVTTF
- the LOC122612873 gene encoding leucine-rich repeat-containing protein 40 isoform X2, with translation MRLQVLTLDYNKLDEFPLCICRLVRLKFLNISCNSISCLPPEIGYLTLLETFWCNNTGLLELPNEIRNCEHLETLGVRGNPLKKLPDGIGALSSLRWLTAEGCELSDVPLTMALLGNLVHLNLKGNRLRRLPRMLMAMQKLRFVFLNENRIDELPTRSQLEELRTLHMLNLSKNPISLHRDLQLMAMRQTNLYVELSSDPADICDGLTSRASLNTQEQQEDQARGAGQDMDSSDWANSVRTSELDTTDESTLENNIEDLSVMLPEMSRFVTTF
- the LOC122612874 gene encoding immune-induced peptides codes for the protein MRSYIVLVFIVGTLLFAATNAQQNYDGRNGPHEFGTPGSGIYIRGHNEGPYTVPGVEGVFQNSNGQHVYTDEQGNTYAHASSGKKFSTGTTQSLASSPLSFSMGGVLILLISLITI